Proteins found in one Microbispora sp. ZYX-F-249 genomic segment:
- a CDS encoding glycoside hydrolase family 15 protein: TNDVGLLAEEYDPRTGRQLGNFPQAFTHIHLIHTAQALSGTNRITAGRTGP, encoded by the coding sequence GCACCAACGACGTCGGCCTCCTCGCCGAGGAATACGACCCCAGAACAGGACGCCAACTCGGCAACTTCCCCCAAGCCTTCACCCACATCCACCTGATCCACACGGCCCAGGCGCTGAGCGGCACGAACAGGATCACGGCAGGTCGTACCGGTCCCTGA